In Salvelinus namaycush isolate Seneca chromosome 37, SaNama_1.0, whole genome shotgun sequence, the following are encoded in one genomic region:
- the LOC120031067 gene encoding sodium/potassium-transporting ATPase subunit alpha-3-like — translation MGDKDGKSSPSKKNKKGKDMDELKKEVPITEHKMSIEECCRKFNTDIVQGLTNAKAAEFLIRDGPNCLTPPPTTPEWIKFCRQLFGGFSILLWTGAILCFLAYAIQAATEDEPAGDNLYLGIVLSVVVVVTGCFSYFQEAKSSKIMESFKNMVPQQALVIREGEKMTINAEEVVAGDLVEVKGGDRIPADLRVVSAHGCKVDNSSLTGESEPQSRSPDCTHDNPLETRNVAFFSTNCVEGTARGIVVCTGDRTVMGRIATLTSGLESGKTPIAKEIEHFIHLITGVAVFLGITFFILAVCLGYTWLEAVIFLIGIIVANVPEGLLATVTVCLTLTAKRMAKKNCLVKNLEAVETLGSTSTICSDKTGTLTQNRMTVAHMWFDNQIHEADTTEDQSGASFDKTSASWAALARVAALCNRAVFKAGQDQLPILKRDTAGDASESALLKCIELSCGSVKQIREKNKKVAEIPFNSTNKYQLSVHETEDPNDNRYLLVMKGAPERILDRCTTIIIQGKEQPMDEEMKESFQNAYMELGGLGERVLGFCHLLMPEDQYPKGFAFDCDDVNFTTEGLCFVGLMSMIDPPRAAVPDAVGKCRSAGIKVIMVTGDHPITAKAIAKGVGIISEGNETVEDIASRLNIPVSQVNPRDAKACVIHGTDLKELSQDQMDDILRNHTEIVFARTSPQQKLIIVEGCQRLGAIVAVTGDGVNDSPALKKADIGVAMGISGSDVSKQAADMILLDDNFASIVTGVEEGRLIFDNLKKSIAYTLTSNIPEITPFLLFIIVNIPLPLGTITILCIDLGTDMVPAISLAYEAAESDIMKRQPRNPTRDKLVNERLISIAYGQIGMIQALGGFFSYFVILAENGFLPSILVGIRLNWDDRACNDLEDSYGQQWTYEQRKIVEFTCHTAFFVSIVVVQWADVIVCKTRRNSVFQQGMKNKILIFGLFEETALAAFLSYTPGMDVALRMFPLKPSWWFCAVPYSVLIFVYDEIRKLLIRRNPGGWVERETYY, via the exons ATGGGG GATAAAGATGGCAAATCTTCTCCCAGCAAGAAGAACAAGAAGGGGAAGGACATGGATGAACTCAAGAAAGAAGTACCGATT ACGGAACACAAGATGTCCATAGAGGAGTGCTGCAGGAAGTTCAACACCGACATTGTCCAG GGTCTGACCAACGCCAAGGCGGCTGAGTTTCTGATCAGGGACGGGCCCAATTGCCTCACCCCTCCCCCGACCACCCCCGAGTGGATCAAGTTCTGTCGCCAGCTATTCGGTGGCTTCTCCATCCTGCTGTGGACCGGCGCCATCCTTTGTTTCCTGGCCTACGCCATCCAGGCCGCCACCGAGGACGAGCCGGCAGGAGACAAC ttgTACCTGGGTATCGTGCTCTCTGTAGTCGTCGTGGTCACCGGTTGTTTCTCCTACTTCCAGGAGGCCAAGAGCTCCAAAATCATGGAGTCCTTCAAGAACATGGTGCCCCAG CAAGCCTTGGTGATCCGTGAAGGCGAGAAGATGACGATTAACGCTGAGGAGGTGGTGGCAGGAGACCTGGTGGAGgtgaagggaggagacaggatcCCCGCCGACCTCCGAGTCGTCTCTGCTCACGGCTGCAAg GTGGATAACTCCTCCCTGACTGGCGAATCAGAACCCCAGAGCAGGTCACCTGACTGTACCCATGACAACCCCCTGGAGACCCGCAATGTCGCTTTCTTCTCTACCAACTGCGTTGAAG gTACGGCGCGTGGCATCGTGGTGTGCACCGGCGACCGTACCGTTATGGGCCGTATCGCCACTCTCACCTCCGGTCTAGAGTCGGGCAAGACCCCCATCGCCAAGGAAATTGAGCACTTCATCCACCTGATCACAGGCGTGGCCGTGTTCCTGGGCATCACTTTCTTCATCCTGGCCGTCTGCCTGGGATACACCTGGCTGGAGGCCGTCATCTTCCTCATCGGCATCATTGTGGCCAATGTCCCCGAGGGCTTGCTGGCTACTGTCACT GTGTGTCTGACTCTGACTGCCAAGCGTATGGCGAAGAAGAACTGCCTGGTCAAGAATCTGGAAGCTGTGGAGACCCTAGGCTCCACCTCCACCATCTGCTCCGACAAGACAGGCACGCTGACCCAGAACAGGATGACCGTGGCCCACATGTGGTTCGACAACCAGATCCACGAGGCTGACACCACAGAGGACCAGTCTG gtgCCTCCTTTGACAAGACCTCAGCCTCATGGGCTGCCCTGGCTCGCGTCGCAGCTCTCTGCAACCGTGCCGTGTTCAAAGCCGGCCAGGACCAACTGCCCATCCTGAAGAGGGACACTGCTGGTGATGCATCCGAGTCTGCCCTGCTCAAGTGTATCGAGCTGTCCTGTGGCTCTGTCAAACAAATACGAGAGAAGAACAAGAAGGTGGCCGAGATCCCGTTCAACTCCACCAACAAGTACCAG CTGTCAGTTCACGAGACAGAGGATCCCAATGACAACCGCTACCTGCTAGTGATGAAGGGAGCCCCAGAGAGGATCCTGGACCGCTGCACCACCATCATCATCCAGGGCAAGGAGCAGCCCATGGACGAGGAGATGAAGGAATCCTTCCAGAACGCCTACATGGAGCTTggaggactgggagagagagtacTCG GTTTCTGCCACCTGCTAATGCCTGAAGACCAGTACCCCAAGGGCTTTGCCTTCGACTGTGACGACGTCAACTTCACCACAGAGGGCCTGTGCTTCGTGGGCCTCATGTCCATGATTGACCCTCCCCGTGCCGCTGTACCCGACGCTGTGGGCAAATGCCGTTCGGCTGGCATCAAAGTCATCATGGTGACAGGTGATCATCCAATCACTGCCAAGGCCATCGCTAAGGGCGTGGGCATCATCTCCGAGGGCAACGAGACAGTGGAGGACATCGCCTCTCGCCTCAATATCCCCGTCAGCCAGGTCAACCCAAG ggaTGCCAAGGCTTGTGTGATCCATGGTACAGACCTGAAGGAACTGTCTCAGGATCAAATGGATGACATCCTCAGAAACCACACTGAGATTGTGTTTGCCAGGACCTCCCCACAGCAGAAACTCATCATCGTAGAGGGCTGCCAGCgactg GGTGCCATCGTGGCTGTGACAGGTGACGGTGTGAACGACTCTCCTGCCCTGAAGAAGGCTGACATCGGCGTTGCCATGGGAATCTCCGGCTCTGACGTATCCAAGCAGGCCGCTGACATGATCCTGCTGGACGACAACTTTGCCTCCATCGTTACCGGAGTGGAAGAGG GTCGTCTGATCTTTGATAACCTGAAGAAGTCCATTGCATATACCCTGACCAGTAACATCCCTGAGATCAcacccttcctcctcttcatcatcgtCAATATCCCCCTACCACTGGGAACCATCACCATCCTCTGTATCGACCTGGGAACTGACATg GTGCCCGCCATCTCCCTGGCCTATGAGGCAGCCGAGAGTGACATCATGAAGCGTCAGCCCAGGAACCCCACCAGGGACAAGCTGGTGAACGAGAGGCTCATCAGCATCGCCTACGGACAAATCG gtATGATCCAGGCTCTGGGAGGCTTCTTCTCCTACTTTGTGATCTTGGCTGAGAATGGCTTCCTACCCTCAATTCTTGTGGGTATCAGGCTCAACTGGGACGACCGCGCTTGCAACGACCTGGAAGACAGCTATGGCCAGCAATGG acatatGAACAGAGGAAGATCGTGGAGTTCACGTGTCACACAGCCTTCTTCGTCAGTATCGTGGTGGTACAGTGGGCTGATGTCATTGTCTGCAAGACCAGGCGGAACTCTGTCTTCCAGCAGGGCATGAA GAACAAGATCCTGATATTTGGCCTGTTTGAGGAGACAGCTCTGGCTGCCTTCCTATCCTACACCCCAGGCATGGATGTGGCACTCAGGATGTTCCCCCTAAA gcccAGCTGGTGGTTCTGTGCGGTCCCCTACAGTGTCCTCATCTTTGTGTATGATGAGATCCGAAAACTGCTCATCCGTAGGAACCCAGGAG GTTGGGTGGAAAGGGAGACATACTATTGA